The Engraulis encrasicolus isolate BLACKSEA-1 chromosome 3, IST_EnEncr_1.0, whole genome shotgun sequence genome segment AGGCCAAAGAAAACTGAGAGCCACAGCAGCAATCTGTCATCAGCCTTATCACGTTTGTGTTTCCTCATATTGTGCACAGGAGTCATGCTTTGCATAGTTTGCCGTAAATGCATATTCAACTTTGTGGTGCCGATGTAATTATATTTCTTTGGCCCAGTGTTCTGTCGAAATGGGCTTTGTCGAGGTGAGCTACCTATAGTTTTTTAAAAAtagttttaaatatatatatttttaacgtTTTGCCTTTATTGGTGACAGGACAGTTAAAATGAGACAGGAAATGCgcggggagagaaagatggggaaggttcggcaaatgacacaggccgaaatcgaacccgggtcgctggcataTTTATTCTTTCCTCTCTGGCAGTGCAATGCCCAGCCgactgagccatggctgggccccaatatatatatatatattttaacatAACCCAAGCCCAACACCTATTAGAACCTAAAGACATGCTATCATCCCTTATATGGGAGAGGTAAAGAAATGGGGAAAGCCCTCCAGCCCAGCCCACCTAAAGCCTTAAcagcaactaaaccaacataATTCCCCAAACATAACCATTATGGTTGTTATGGCTTGGTAGccatttaactttttaacttacttatttattattgtcctagcaccctctcctccattttatgaagctgctaatgcactttacaatgcactttcacttttactaatgtaatTGTTGTTGTagtttttaacagagacatttgTATTTTCCCCTAacatcttttttaaattatttatcctgtgttgttgtatgtacactgtctactgtctctgcacaatctgtatgttactgctgcaacaaatgaatttccccatggcgggattattaaaggcatacttacttacttacttagatCAGCTCGACTGGTAGCTCATATTGACAGCACACGACCCCGGCCTCTCTGGCCTTTCCCGTAGGAAATTAATCTGCTGTCCACCTCAGCCTTGACTCATGGCTGCCTCCACTTCCTATCCTTGAACTCAAAGGTGAAAGCATGCTGCTCCCAAGCCAACACCACCCGAGTCCAGGATAGGAAGAGCGATTTGTTTTCTTGCTTTTGTCTAGACGGGGGTATGATTTGTGTGCCATGCACTGTCCGGTCCTGTCCTGTTGTCCTGTGCACAGTCAGAGAGGGCAGTCACCCAGTTTCTGGGCTGTCACTCTCGGGCAGCTCAGCGCACAGAAGATTCATTGTTTGTTTTTCCTCGGCTTGTGTCGGTGGGTGGCTGTGTTGTCGCTACTCTGTCCCCTCACTATACGAGGAGCAGGCCAGTGGCACTGAACATGAAGGTGGTCCAACATTGATCCAACttataatgcacactgttccgcCAGTGGAACAATGTAAGCTTAGTCCTCAAAAAAAACCTTTACTACCTTAGTACCTGTAGTACACCAATATGGCAATACAGAGGGCTTTAGTGCTACAGTAAGATCTGGCCATTAACATTTTGGTAATAGgatttcaaaaataaaaaaacagaggcCATGTCTTAAGCATTACTGTAGCAAACGCTCACCTCTCTCCCATATTCTTCTCCCAAGTATGCTCTGTTCTGTTAGCTGTGGTGCTGATATTGTGCAACCCTCCAGCATTCAGAGTCTTGTGAGAAAAGCCCTGCAGAAAACACACATCAGCTGTGCTTTTGCCTGGATGCGTTTTCATTGTaatggctttcagatgactttgtcctgggccctgccaaagctgtcagtgaccctgtgaATATGGTTACTTCAACATAAATGATGAATATACACATATGTAATAAACACTACATGAACTGCATGAACTCCATTGTCTGATCACCATTGAAAAAAACCCATCTCAGATAAATCAGGTCAAGACAATGCACACTGTTACAGCTGTTTATGCCAACAGTGGAACTGGATTACGTGTTTGTtcatttctgagtgtgtgtgtgtgtgtgcgtgtgcgtgtgtgtgtgtgtgtgtgtgtgtgtgtttgtgtgtgtgtgtgtgtgtgtttgtgtgagtgctatTAGACTTGAGTGCATCGTTCGATACCATCAATCACGCCGCAGTagtacatagactggaacactgggttggtctTACATGtgtagtgatcaactggttaaaatcgtacctacAACAAAGCCGGTTTTGTTGCCATCAGAGGCCATACCTCATCACTGATGCCTTTcaactgtggggtcccccagggctccatccTAGGACCACTGCCCCTTGGACAAATTATCAAGAATAACTCAATAAATTAGCTATGCAGATTATAACTTTACTTACCTATGTTACCTAATAACTATACCCCTCTGTCACAGCTCTATCATTGCATTGACCAAATTAACAagtggatgtctcacaatttccttcaGCTGAATACAAATAAAACTGAAGTGATATTTGGGAAAGCTGGTCCTTGCTGTCCTTGAAACTAAGGGGCTAAAAACAAGGGTTACAGCCAAAAAACGTGGTGTCATTATTAACAGTGGCCTAAACTTTAACAGTCACAGTAACATGCcgttactaagtctgcattctacCACCTAAACTTAGGGGTCTTATGTCAAAACGTGATCTGGAATAACTATTACTTTATTTCTGGGAGGGTTGACTAGTGCAATAGCCTTTTTACAGGCCTCTCCAAAAAGACCACCAAGCAGCTTTAAGCTTTAAGCTTatccaaaatgcagcagcaagggttcttatgAGAAAAAAAGGTTTGACCACATTACAGTATTCCAATTCTGAGATCACTGCATTGGCTTCCAGTGagctacagtcaatttcaacatgcagttgtaatgctcacactaccctggacttgtcagtacctgagattgtttttcttcttcttaagccttttccaagatcctggtcattgtaatgtaaCCCCAGTTGAATACCTCGTATCTCAGAGAGGGCTCAGCCGAAAAACaaggcatcaccgggtactgacaagtcaagggtagcgtgaccaatacagcagcatattgaaattgacagagCTGATCCTTTAAATCATTAAATTAGATGAGACCCAGCTACccactggatatgtttcagctgtatgcaccaactaggtcactaaagCCTAAAGGTCACCTGCCTTCAGCTGCTATTCTGCAaaactttggaaccagcttccagatgatgtaaaaaaaaaaaaatggtcccACTGTTGATATTTGTTGATATATTAAATCCAGGCTCAGGACAAAGCTGGTCTCAGatgttttatttcatgttttatttattcCTGCTTTTGTCCTTTCCCCATTTTCTCATTGTGAtgccttatttttttatttgatttgatgtgttctcatacttttgtttttttgtcaagcaCATTGAACCGtgtatgtgtatgaaatgcgctgtacAAATAAGATTgccttgtctgtgtgtatatacctatgcatggatgtgtgtgtgcatacctatgcatgcatgcgtgtgtgcattcatgtgtgtgtgtattggcagtTCCTCAGTGTCATCCAGGCTTAAAAAAAATCCCAAGTGACTGTTGCAGTGGAATGCGTTTCCTGCCGTTCAGCCAAAAGTGAATGACTGAGACAAggggacgagtgtgtgtgtgccctctgctTCCTCATGGCCTGGCCTTCCTcatgacttttgtgtgtgtgtgtgtgtgcgtgtgcgtgtgcgtgagtgtgtgtgtgcatctgcatttgtgtgcatgtactttatgcagggctctaaattaacttttttcatcaccagcgaAAATGGCTAGTAcatgtttatcttactagccaaacacagacacactaatgggtcaaagtggctgataagcgttcttttctaccagccaaactgaattttcatcactatttggctggttggcaggtgctaatttagagccctgactgtatgtgtttgtttatttgtgtgtttgtttatttgtgtgtttgtttgttgtttgtttatttccttctttcttccccatttcctttcatttacatttgttaactttgtgaagcacattgagttgcacctgtgtatgaaatgcgctatataaataaacttgccttgccttgccttgttgtTTCTTATGTTGCAATCCAACAACAAGTActcaaatctctctttctctgtgtgtgtgtgtgtgtgtgtgtgtgtgtgtctgtgtgtgtgtgtgtgtgtgtgtgtgtgtgtgtgtgcatgcgtgtgtgtgtgtgtgtgtgtgtgtgtgtgtgcatgcgtgtgtgtgtgcatgcgtgtgtgtgtgtgtgtgtgtacgcccccTGTAGGAGAACGGCAAGAACCGTCTGCAGCAGGCCCAGGATGACGTGGACGAGGTGAAGGGCATCATGCTGGACAACCTGAACAAGGCAGAGGAGCGCACCGGCAAACTGGGGGAACTGGAGAACAGGGCAGAGGAGCTCCTTGAacaggtgagcgagagagagagagagagagacagagacagagagagagagagagagagaggccggagCACACAGCAAACTGGGGGAAATGGAGGGCAGGGCCGATGAGCTCctcaaaaaggagagagagagagagagagagagagagagagagagggagagagagagagagaggccggagCACACAGCAAACTGGGGGAAATGGAGGGCAGGGCCGATGAGCTCctcaaaaaggagagagagagagagagagagagagagagagagagagagagagagagagagactgaggagtTCACAGGTAAACTGGGGGAGCTGGAGAACTGGGCAAACGAGCTACTCAAACAGGTCAGGGCTACTGATGTGATACTTTGCATAATGCCCAATTGCCAGTATCATCCCTTTGAAAAGCTGTTGCTGGTTCACATTAATATTTCTGTGCCTTTATATGGTCCTGGGTTCATTCAGTGatacccccagtgtgtgtgtgtgtgtgcgcgcgtgtgtgtgtgtgcgcgtgcgtgtgtgtgtgtgtgcgcgcgtgtgtgcgtgcatgtgtgtccgtgggtgtatttgtgtgtttgcatatttgtgtgtgcctgtgttccaTTCGGTccttttaaggttttttttatgaaatgCTCATAAGGTCTTTTTGGTTCTGTCTAATTTGGTATTGTGCTGTCTAATTCGGATTGGTTGACAGTCAGGAAGCAGGAAGTGCTAagtcttttcccttttttatcaCTGGAGAACTGCACACCAACAGAGAACTGCACCCTGTGCTATGTCAGCGGTGTATGAACTATATATAGGTCATTAGCAATTAGCACTATTAACATCTGTGTAACCTATATGTGTGTACGCTATATTTATCCTGGCATGCCTAAATGTTTTTCTACTCAATTGTGTTTCGCAACACTTCCAGTATTCCaaccccccagcacacacacacacacaaacccactcgGGCCACCTCAAGTTCACAACAAGGTACAGCTACTCAAATGTTCCATGGCCTAAAAAACATCTTACGGATCTAGCCAGCCAGGAAATGTCATATTGGAGGCTATAAATAACCCTTTAGGTGTGGCTGGGGGGGAAAGAATGTACAATTTACATCCTGATTGTAAGTTTACGGGTGTATTTTTGGACAGCTATTTCCTTTTTCGTTAGGAggagatgaatgagagagagagagagagagagagagagagagagagagagagagagagagagagcctggctgCCGTGTCCGTGTCTGAGTTTATGTACAGGACATGCCACACGGCTCGGGTCCAGCCCTGGGGGTCAGGTGGCGAGGTCGACTCGTTCCCACATGGACCTGGGCGGCCTGGCCGTCCGGCCTGCTGGCCTTGCTTTGCCGACGCTGTTACATCACACACGGATCCATTAAGTCCCACAGGACTGGCGCTGGCCCCAGCGTCTGAGTGGGTCAGTGGGATAAACAAGCTGTGGAAGCTGGATAGGGGCCGGTAATGACAGCAGAAGAAGGAAACCCCCCTGTGTGTTTGCACCAGAagataaggggagaggagaggagaggagaggagaggagaggagaggaagggagaggagaggagagcagaggagaggagaagagaggaggggagaggagaggagaggagaggagagagcagaggagaggagaggagaggagagagcagaggagagtagaggagagcagaggagaggagagcagagcagagcagagcagaggagaggagaggagagcagagcagaggagaggagagagcagaggagaggagaggagaggacagcagaggacaggagaagacaggagaagagagcagaacagagcagaggagatgatagagaagagaggagagcagaggagaggagaggagaggagaggagaggagagagtttgtgtgtgtgattaggatTTGAGGATTTGCGGAGTGGCAAACAGTAGACCAAGGCATGCTGCATGCAGAGCTGTTCATgtgttcttctctttctttgtctttggcCGACATCCCACAGTACACAGCCAAGAATGATATAACATAAAATTATGTAATTTACAAACTACTGTACTCCTGTGATATGTTTTCCCTCATATCTTAGAATGAATAGCCTTGCCCAAGTGGTACCAAGTTTAATTTGTCACATTTGATTTGACACATGAACTCATAAATGTACAGTAACTCAACCCTCTTACATACAGCCACTTATGCAGAAGGCACTGTAAATGAAGCATTGTAGTGATGTGACACACATTGTAATAACAAAGGAGTTTCCAGGGGgcccacccacagggaccccgtttcgagtccggccggggtcatttcccaatcctcccctgtctctctgtcccattcgcttcctgtcgccatcttcgactgtcctgtcaaataaaggcataaaaagcccctaaaaaataaaaataaaggagTTTCCACCTTTGACCGTGTGATGATTGTGACTGTTTTGCAGGGCAAGGGCTTTGCCAAGACAGCAGCCAAGGTCAAGAGGAAGAAGCAGTGGGAGAACCTGAGGCTGAAAATCATCATCGGAGGCGTGATATCCGCTGTCATCATGGTCATTATTCTGGTGGCCGTTTTAAACAGTACCAGCAGCGACTCGTCAGGAAGCGAAGGACCTGCTGACGATAGTGCCACCCCAGCGCCCTGACGGGGGCTTCGCTGGCCAGGACTGGGCAAGGAAATGGGAGGACAAtgggggaagtggaggaagaCAGGAAGATATAGCTATATATAGTATATCAGGGATTCCCTCCAAAGGAAAAGGGATTGATGAAGGAGATACAGTTCAGTTCGGCCTCTGCATAGTTGGcaggaggtggagaaggggaTTCTAAAGGTTGCTTCTGTTGTAAGAATGGAAGAGAAAAATCCGATCTGTCTGCTATACTTCCTATGCTTGCTTGGAAGGAGCTCCGCGACTTTTTGTGTAAGAGAGCGATCTGGTTGTCAGATTGAGGTGTTTGCCTGCTGGACAAGTTTGTGTAGGAAAGGTACCTGGATCTGCTGCTTTTCAGGCCATTTGTAGGTGGGAAGAGTCTTAAAGGCAGTGTACAGGCTTTGTATGAGATGCGTCGTTCCACTGCAAGTTCACCCAATTGAGTTTACAGTTCTTTGTGTTTTCATATTTCCCCACACTTTGTCAGTCACTGCCTTCCAAGCATTTAACATCTATTAATATATTACATACAACTATCATAGGACATCTAAAGATTAATTTATACCTCCGTGTTTGAATTCAGTGAAGAAAGCTGTTGAAAATGATGCAATGAGAATTGTTTCTGCCTTTCCCTACAAAGTTTTCATGATGAAGATTGTGCATTGTAGGCTACATGTCTTTTGTCTGgaactatttctttttttttttactttgtttaaACTACCGTCATAACCTGAGGGAAAGGTATATCCCTGCTGCTGTTAAAACCGTCTGCTGTTTAACCTTGTCTATCATTTCTATTGACTGTTACATGTAATATTGCTGTGCCTTCACCATATAGGCATACACAGTATCAGTTTTTGCCATTTAATTGTGTTGTGAGCCTTTATATGAATATGTTGCTATATCATCATAAATATCAGCATTTCATGATGCCTGTTGTTAGCAGACGTTTGCCACAATATCAATAAAAAAACATGTGAACAAACACATCTCTTATTAAAATACTGTTGAAAAAACTGTAACGATATAGACCTACTCCAATGGGCTAAATGACATTTaggtctagaccagtggttctcaacattttttgaacaaacacccccttgaccttatcatgagcatcccaacgcccccttgacctccccATAAGTCTACAAatgcccccccttagtattgaaaaataaaatagactattgccccccaatgggacctaagcccacccccactcagctgtgtccttctcaacgctctctggggggctgtagcgcccccgttgagaaacaccagtCTAGACCTAGAGGTTTAGCCTACCGATTTCggatttcatgcattattacCAGTGATGAGAAGGctattaaatataggcctattaggcctactagcctaagAATATCATGTAGCCACAGCATAGATGTGtccattagggcagtcatggataagctgTTAGGGTGCCAGGCTCGCAGCCCAAAGCTTGCTGgttcctgacctgccaggttggtggggggagtaattaaccagtaggGCCTACTCTCCCCAATCCTACTCCATGACGAAGGTATCAAGAGCATATGGTACcatcacattgaatgacatttatgtatgattTTGTGCtaaataattttgattgattgattgattgattgattgattgattgactgattgattgattgattgatccctCTGCACTGCTCCCTGAGGGCGCTGCTTGGGGCTGTCCCCTTCGCACGGCTGAGgcacaatacatttttttttgtgtgtgtgcagtgagcactgtgtgctgtggactgtcgtgtgacaatgacaaagggagtttacCAGGTTGGCTTGCACTTTCTTTCATTATTTAGTATTAGTAGGTTACATTTAGTTTTACCTATGCATATTAGTAGTCTCTGTCTCTGATCATTGACCATCATCTGCAACATTGTTACAGTGATACCAGTTGTGTTGCCCTATATTAGAATAACTTTAGTGACACCTGGTGGTAGCTAAACAAAATAGCTAGTTCTAACCTTGCCCATTCACTCTCATACAAACTAGGCTAGCTACCCACAAGCTGTTGTGTGGTATCTCCGTGTGAATGATTGGCTGATTTTGTTCTGACGTAGGCCTGTGTTGATAGTTCCTAAGTTTTGATTCTGAAATGATGACAGTGCATCCATCGCGCGCATAGCATTTGATATAATTTCCCATTGGAACAACACACAGAAAGAATTAGAGTCTAATATTGGTAAGGTTTTCATAATTAGTCAGTAAAGCGTGCTACACGGGGTGCTACGTGTCTGTAAACATAAATTATGAATGTGAGCTCTCAAAAGGCTAACATCAACAACCATGCTAAGAGTATTAGCTTGCTAAGACTGACTTACTTCGAGGAACACTTGTTTTTTCCTAGTAAGCTGATTTGTTTTACTTCATTTCACTGTAGCCGTTTGATGGATTTGTTTAATGTAACGTTAGTTAACGCAACACACTGGAAGTTATCTTAACTCAGCCTTTAGAACCTAACTGAAAACCTAGGCTTACCCGGTAGTGAGGACTGCACCATCATTTTAGCTAGCTATGCTATTTCAGTTCAAGTAATGCTGGTTATGTTCTGGTAGTATGAAAACTGTTTTGGATCTTAGGAGGCGAGTGGCGCGCTCATGTTTTCATTCATGCCGATGTACCGAAGATGACT includes the following:
- the vamp5 gene encoding vesicle-associated membrane protein 5, producing the protein MENGKNRLQQAQDDVDEVKGIMLDNLNKAEERTGKLGELENRAEELLEQGKGFAKTAAKVKRKKQWENLRLKIIIGGVISAVIMVIILVAVLNSTSSDSSGSEGPADDSATPAP